The Equus asinus isolate D_3611 breed Donkey chromosome 4, EquAss-T2T_v2, whole genome shotgun sequence genome has a segment encoding these proteins:
- the ARL5A gene encoding ADP-ribosylation factor-like protein 5A, giving the protein MGILFTRIWRLFNHQEHKVIIVGLDNAGKTTILYQFSMNEVVHTSPTIGSNVEEIVINNTRFLMWDIGGQESLRSSWNTYYTNTEFVIVVVDSTDRERISVTREELYKMLAHEDLRKAGLLIFANKQDVKECMTVAEISQFLKLTSIKDHQWHIQACCALTGEGLCQGLEWMMSRLKIR; this is encoded by the exons agcACAAAGTTATCATTGTTGGTCTGGATAATGCAGGGAAAACTACCATCCTTTATCAATT ttctatGAATGAAGTTGTACATACATCCCCTACAATAGGAAGTAATGTAGAAGAGATAGTGATTAATAATACACGTTTCCTAATGTGGGATATTGGTGGCCAAGAATCTCTTCGTTCTTCCTGGAACACTTACTATACTAACACAGAG ttTGTAATAGTTGTTGTGGACAGTACAGACAGAGAAAGGATTTCTGTAACTAGAGAAGAACTCTATAAAATGTTAGCCCATGAG GACCTAAGGAAAGCTGGATTGCTGATTTTTGCTAATAAACAAGATGTTAAAGAATGCATGACTGTAGCAGAAATCTCCCAGTTTTTGAAACTAACGTCTATTAAAGATCACCAGTGGCATATCCAGGCATGCTGTGCTCTTACTGGCGAGGG attaTGCCAAGGACTTGAATGGATGATGTCACGACTTAAGATTAGATGA